A part of Perca fluviatilis chromosome 15, GENO_Pfluv_1.0, whole genome shotgun sequence genomic DNA contains:
- the LOC120574465 gene encoding somatostatin receptor type 2-like: MDSWIFPSSPPNLSEHLMYDSFMQSNESDLHGNYTDHSFNKTSTVVITCLYFLVCTVGLCGNSLVIYVILRYAKMKTVTNIYILNLAVADVLFMLGLPFIAIQLALVHWPFGPVLCRVVMTVDSLNQFTSIFCLMVMSIDRYLAVVHPIKSTKWRKPRMAKTINLAVWGVSLMVNLPIVIYSGVSTKHNGCFCTIVWPEPQEAYYTVFMFYTFILGFFLPLLVICLCYLFIIFKVKSSGIRVGSSKRKRSERRVTRMVSIVVAVFVFCWLPFYVFNVTSVTGTISTTPILRSTFAFVVVLGYANSCANPILYAFLSENFKKSFQNVLCLKKVGGLDEADRSDSRQDKSRMINDPTETQSTLLNGDLQTSI; encoded by the coding sequence ATGGACTCGTGGATCTTCCCATCGTCCCCTCCGAACCTGTCGGAGCACCTCATGTATGACAGCTTCATGCAAAGCAATGAGTCCGACCTCCACGGGAACTACACAGACCACAGCTTCAACAAAACCAGCACGGTGGTCATCACCTGCTTGTACTTTCTGGTTTGCACTGTGGGGCTCTGCGGAAACTCCCTCGTCATCTACGTCATCCTGCGCTACGCCAAGATGAAGACAGTCACCAACATCTACATCCTCAACCTGGCAGTGGCCGACGTGCTCTTCATGCTGGGCCTGCCGTTCATTGCTATCCAGCTGGCGCTGGTCCACTGGCCGTTCGGCCCTGTGCTCTGCAGGGTGGTGATGACCGTCGACTCTCTAAACCAGTTCACATCTATCTTCTGCCTGATGGTCATGAGCATCGACCGCTACCTGGCTGTGGTGCATCCCATTAAATCCACAAAGTGGCGCAAGCCGCGCATGGCGAAGACTATTAACTTAGCAGTGTGGGGGGTGTCACTGATGGTTAATCTGCCCATCGTTATCTACAGCGGAGTAAGCACAAAGCACAACGGCTGCTTCTGCACCATCGTGTGGCCTGAGCCACAAGAGGCCTACTACACAGTGTTCATGTTCTACACCTTCATCCTGGGCTTCTTCCTGCCCCTTTTGGTCATCTGCCTTTGCTACTTGTTCATCATCTTTAAGGTGAAGTCCTCAGGCATCCGTGTGGGCTCCTCCAAGAGGAAGCGCTCAGAGAGAAGGGTGACTCGGATGGTGTCCATCGTGGTGGCAGTGTTCGTCTTCTGCTGGCTGCCTTTCTACGTCTTCAACGTCACCTCGGTGACAGGAACCATCAGCACCACTCCCATCCTGAGGAGCACCTTTGCTTTTGTGGTGGTTTTGGGATACGCCAACAGCTGCGCCAACCCCATCCTCTACGCCTTTCTGTCGGAGAACTTCAAGAAGAGTTTCCAGAATGTTCTGTGTCTTAAGAAGGTGGGTGGGCTGGATGAGGCTGATCGCAGCGACAGCCGGCAGGATAAGTCTCGCATGATAAATGACCCCACAGAGACCCAAAGTACTCTGCTGAATGGGGACCTGCAGACCAGCATCTGA
- the LOC120574464 gene encoding ubiquitin carboxyl-terminal hydrolase 22-like isoform X1 — MSPAGCSHVNGYKVDNWKQNLRVIYQCFVWSGTAETRRRKVLQSDAGWTELAKSCICHMCGAHLNRLHSCLYCVFFGCFTKKHIHEHAKNKRHNLAIDLLYGGIYCFVCQDYIYDKDMEQIAKEEQRKAWKLQGIGEKYTTWEPTKRELELLRHNPKRRKITTNCTIGLRGLINLGNTCFMNCIVQALTHTPLLRDFFLSDRHKCEMQSNSCLVCEMSQLFQEFYSGHRSPHIPFRLLHLVWTHARHLAGYEQQDAHEFLIAALDVLHRHCKGDTIRDDNGKKANNPNHCNCIIDQIFTGGLQSDVTCQVCHGVSTTIDPFWDISLDLPGSSTPFWPLSPGGDGSTVNGESHLSGSTTLTDCLRRFTRPEHLGSSAKIKCGGCHSYQESTKQLTMKKLPIVACFHLKRFEHSAKLRRKITTYVSFPLELDMTPFMASSKESRMNGQYQQTVDVLNNDNKYSLFAVVNHQGTLESGHYTSFIRQHKDQWFKCDDAIITKASIKDVLDSEGYLLFYHKQFLEYE; from the exons ATGAGTCCGGCCGGGTGCTCCCATGTGAACGGTTATAAAGTGGATAATTGGAAACAAAATCTTCGAGTCATATACCAATGCTTTGTTTGGAGTGGTACTGCTGAGACCAGGAGACGCAAG GTGCTTCAGAGTGATGCAGGATGGACAGAGCTG GCCAAGTCGTGTATCTGTCACATGTGTGGCGCCCACCTGAACAGACTCCACTCTTGTCTCTACTGCGTTTTTTTCGGCTGTTTTACGAAGAAACACATCCACGAGCACGCAAAAAACAAGAGACACAATCTAG CGATAGACTTATTATACGGGGGaatttattgttttgtgtgtcaaGACTACATATACGACAAAGACATGGAGCAGATTGCcaaagaggaacagaggaaaGCATGGAAATTGCAAG GCATAGGGGAGAAATACACAACATGGGAGCCGACCAAGAGGGAGCTAGAATTATTACGACACAATCCAAAGCGGAGGAAAATCACTACAAACTGTACCATAG GTTTACGAGGGTTAATAAACCTGGGCAACACATGTTTCATGAACTGTATTGTTCaggccctaacacacacaccgctgctTCGAGACTTCTTTCTCTCCGACAGACACAAGTGCGAGATGCAATCAAACTCCTGTCTGGTGTGTGAGATGTCGCAGCTCTTTCAGGAG TTCTACTCGGGCCACCGTTCACCTCACATTCCCTTCCGGCTGCTGCATCTGGTGTGGACTCATGCACGTCACCTCGCAGGCTACGAGCAGCAAGACGCCCACGAATTCCTCATCGCAGCGTTAGATGTACTACATAGGCACTGCAAAGGGGACACCATCA GAGATGACAATGGGAAGAAGGCCAACAATCCAAACCACTGTAACTGCATCATTGACCAAATCTTCACTGGGGGCCTGCAATCAGATGTTACCTGTCAAGTTTGcca cGGGGTTTCCACGACGATAGATCCATTCTGGGACATCAGTCTGGACCTTCCTGGCTCATCGACTCCTTTCTGGCCCCTCAGCCCGGGAGGGGATGGCAGCACAGTCAATGGAGAGAGCCACCTGTCAGGGTCCACCACTCTCACAGACTGCCTACGCAG GTTTACGCGGCCAGAGCATCTAGGAAGCAGTGCCAAAATCAAGTGTGGCGGTTGCCATAGTTACCAGGAATCCACCAAACAGCTGACAATGAAGAAGCTCCCCATCGTAGCATGTTTCCATCTTAAA CGGTTTGAGCACTCTGCCAAACTGCGGAGGAAGATCACTACATATGTTTCCTTCCCCCTAGAGTTGGACATGACGCCATTCATGGCATCCAG CAAAGAGAGCAGAATGAATGGGCAGTATCAACAGACGGTTGATGTATTAAACAACGACAATAA GTATTCCTTGTTTGCGGTGGTCAACCACCAAGGCACATTAGAGAGTGGCCACTACACCAGCTTCATCCGCCAGCACAAAGACCAGTGGTTCAAATGTGATGATGCCATAATCACCAAGGCCAGCATTAAGGATGTACTCGATAGTGAAGG GTATCTCTTATTCTACCATAAACAGTTCCTTGAGTATGAGTAG
- the LOC120574464 gene encoding ubiquitin carboxyl-terminal hydrolase 22-like isoform X2, which translates to MSPAGCSHVNGYKVDNWKQNLRVIYQCFVWSGTAETRRRKAKSCICHMCGAHLNRLHSCLYCVFFGCFTKKHIHEHAKNKRHNLAIDLLYGGIYCFVCQDYIYDKDMEQIAKEEQRKAWKLQGIGEKYTTWEPTKRELELLRHNPKRRKITTNCTIGLRGLINLGNTCFMNCIVQALTHTPLLRDFFLSDRHKCEMQSNSCLVCEMSQLFQEFYSGHRSPHIPFRLLHLVWTHARHLAGYEQQDAHEFLIAALDVLHRHCKGDTIRDDNGKKANNPNHCNCIIDQIFTGGLQSDVTCQVCHGVSTTIDPFWDISLDLPGSSTPFWPLSPGGDGSTVNGESHLSGSTTLTDCLRRFTRPEHLGSSAKIKCGGCHSYQESTKQLTMKKLPIVACFHLKRFEHSAKLRRKITTYVSFPLELDMTPFMASSKESRMNGQYQQTVDVLNNDNKYSLFAVVNHQGTLESGHYTSFIRQHKDQWFKCDDAIITKASIKDVLDSEGYLLFYHKQFLEYE; encoded by the exons ATGAGTCCGGCCGGGTGCTCCCATGTGAACGGTTATAAAGTGGATAATTGGAAACAAAATCTTCGAGTCATATACCAATGCTTTGTTTGGAGTGGTACTGCTGAGACCAGGAGACGCAAG GCCAAGTCGTGTATCTGTCACATGTGTGGCGCCCACCTGAACAGACTCCACTCTTGTCTCTACTGCGTTTTTTTCGGCTGTTTTACGAAGAAACACATCCACGAGCACGCAAAAAACAAGAGACACAATCTAG CGATAGACTTATTATACGGGGGaatttattgttttgtgtgtcaaGACTACATATACGACAAAGACATGGAGCAGATTGCcaaagaggaacagaggaaaGCATGGAAATTGCAAG GCATAGGGGAGAAATACACAACATGGGAGCCGACCAAGAGGGAGCTAGAATTATTACGACACAATCCAAAGCGGAGGAAAATCACTACAAACTGTACCATAG GTTTACGAGGGTTAATAAACCTGGGCAACACATGTTTCATGAACTGTATTGTTCaggccctaacacacacaccgctgctTCGAGACTTCTTTCTCTCCGACAGACACAAGTGCGAGATGCAATCAAACTCCTGTCTGGTGTGTGAGATGTCGCAGCTCTTTCAGGAG TTCTACTCGGGCCACCGTTCACCTCACATTCCCTTCCGGCTGCTGCATCTGGTGTGGACTCATGCACGTCACCTCGCAGGCTACGAGCAGCAAGACGCCCACGAATTCCTCATCGCAGCGTTAGATGTACTACATAGGCACTGCAAAGGGGACACCATCA GAGATGACAATGGGAAGAAGGCCAACAATCCAAACCACTGTAACTGCATCATTGACCAAATCTTCACTGGGGGCCTGCAATCAGATGTTACCTGTCAAGTTTGcca cGGGGTTTCCACGACGATAGATCCATTCTGGGACATCAGTCTGGACCTTCCTGGCTCATCGACTCCTTTCTGGCCCCTCAGCCCGGGAGGGGATGGCAGCACAGTCAATGGAGAGAGCCACCTGTCAGGGTCCACCACTCTCACAGACTGCCTACGCAG GTTTACGCGGCCAGAGCATCTAGGAAGCAGTGCCAAAATCAAGTGTGGCGGTTGCCATAGTTACCAGGAATCCACCAAACAGCTGACAATGAAGAAGCTCCCCATCGTAGCATGTTTCCATCTTAAA CGGTTTGAGCACTCTGCCAAACTGCGGAGGAAGATCACTACATATGTTTCCTTCCCCCTAGAGTTGGACATGACGCCATTCATGGCATCCAG CAAAGAGAGCAGAATGAATGGGCAGTATCAACAGACGGTTGATGTATTAAACAACGACAATAA GTATTCCTTGTTTGCGGTGGTCAACCACCAAGGCACATTAGAGAGTGGCCACTACACCAGCTTCATCCGCCAGCACAAAGACCAGTGGTTCAAATGTGATGATGCCATAATCACCAAGGCCAGCATTAAGGATGTACTCGATAGTGAAGG GTATCTCTTATTCTACCATAAACAGTTCCTTGAGTATGAGTAG